AGTTTCTTCAAGAAATGTGAAACTCTTGTGTTTTAATCTTCTGTGTTTATATCAATCAAATTCACATCTAAATCATTCTTTATTCATAAATTGTTGTGTAAATGTAATCTTACTGTTTGTGTTCTTGCATATTGATGAACCAGAGAAATAGAGTTTGCAAGAGAGAGATCAAACCAAGCAAAGCTAAATCCATGGCCAAGGAACAACTGCATGTGCTCAGTGCACTTGACACTGCAAAAACACAATGGTACCATTTCACCGCAATTGTAATCGCCGGAATGGGATTCTTCACCGACGCGTACGATCTCTTCTGCATATCCCTCGTCACCAAATTGCTTGGCCGCATATATTACCACGTTGAAGGATCACCAAAACCAGGCACATTGCCTCCAAATGTGTCAGCAGCTGTCAATGGTGTGGCGCTTGTTGGCACATTGGCAGGGCAAGTGGTCTTCGGCTGGCTTGGTGACAAAATGGGGAGAAAAAAAGTGTATGGCATGACACTTATGCTCATGATCATATGCTCCATTGGTTCCGCGCTCTCCTTTGGGCACACCGCAAAGTCTGTAATGACCACGCTTTGTTTCTTCCGGTTCTGGCTAGGGTTCGGCATTGGTGGTGACTACCCTCTTTCCGCCACCATAATGTCTGAATACGCAAATAAAAAGACTCGTGGTGCCTTTGTTGCCGCGGTGTTTGCCATGCAGGGGTTTGGAATTCTAGCAGGAGGGTTGTTTGCAATGCTCATCTCTGCGATTTTCGAGGCCAAATTCAAGGCTCCATCTTATGAAGTTGATCCAGTTGGTTCAACTGTCCCTCAAGCAGACTACCTTTGGAGAATCATTCTAATGGTTGGAGCACTTCCGGCAGCTCTAACCTACTACTCGCGCTCAAAGATGCCAGAAACTGCTCGTTACACAGCGCTTGTTGCGAAAGATGTCAACCAGGCTAATGCTGATATGGGAAAAGTTTTGCAGGTTGACATAGAACCTGAACCCGTCAGGTTGCCTAAGGAAACTGTGAAATCTTTCGGTTTATTCTCTAAGGAGTTTATGCACCGCCATGGACTCCACTTGCTTGGAACCACAAGCACATGGTTCTTGCTTGACATTGCATTTTATAGCCAAAATCTGTTTCAGAAAGACATTTTCAGCGCCATTGGTTGGATTCCTAATGCAAAAACTTTGAATGCCGTTTCAGAGGTTTATAGAATTGCAAGGGCACAAACACTTATCGCCCTATGCAGTACTGTACCCGGATACTGGTTCACTGTAGCCTTCATTGATAAAATCGGAAGATTCACAATCCAAATGATGGGGTTCTTCTTCATGACAGTGTTCATGTTTGTATTGGCATTTCTCTACGATTATTGGACACATCACTTGATAGGGTTTGTGGTATTCTACTCACTTACTTTCTTCTTTGCAAATTTCGGACCTAATGCTACTACATTTGTGGTGCCAGCTGAAATTTTCCCGGCTAGGCTGCGGTCTACTTGCCATGGCATATCTGCCGCAGCCGGAAAGTTAGGGGCAATGGTGGGTGCATTCGGATTCTTGTTCTTGGCGCAACCGCAGGACAAGGCTAAAGCAGAAGCAGGGTTTCCTGCTGGTATAGGGGTCAAGAACTCACTTATTATGTTGGGTGTGATCAACTTTTTGGGTTTATTATTTACGTTCTTTGTACCTGAATCAAAAGGAAAATCTTTGGAGGAACTGTCTGGCGAAAGCAACGAACACAACTAAGGAAGTAAGAGATCGAAAGCAGCCCTAGATCACATAGACAAGAAGGGAGTTTCAATTGTTCATCACTTCATCTACAAATGGAGCAATTTTTTTAGGataagttttcatttttctctgtTTCGGTCTTCATATCATTATGTATTACATTAAAGTAGAAACCGCATAGCCTTCTCtgtatttttgttgttgtttgtccCTTGTATTAAAGTTCATGGTTGATCTTCGCTTATCTTTCCGTCTACATTGACTATTAAGCATATATTTCGGGTTATGAATTTGTTCAAGACCAAAAGATCAATGACTGGTTTTGCATTTCTTGCTCCGCAAACATAAATCCATAAGAAACCAAAAGCATAGAGCAACAATTTTCGGGTTTACATCACCTAAAGGTAATTAAAGTTTGAAGCAAGAAGATAACATCAAACCATACTTTTCGTACCAGCTAACTGACCTGCCGGTTTATTCGAGGAACAGTAATGCAGTTTTGTGCTGGTAACGGGTTCTATACATAGTGAAGCCAGAGGAACAAACTTGCAGAACCCTATAGACTTTGATTGACTGAGGAACATGTGTTTTAGTACTGCAGAGACGGTTCAATGGGCGCGGTCTTTGAGCACCTCAAGATCCATCTCTGTTGGGTCAGTAGCCTGAATCTCGTAGTGGATACCGTCCAGCTCCCTCCTAAACCTGTCTTTACATGTGGCATAGAGCATCTTCGCACGGATTCGAGAGGTTGAAGGGGACCTGAGCATTAGTATGTAAATAATCATGAATTAGCACAAGATAGAACAGGTATTTGGATTTCCAAGCTCACACAAGTTCCGGTTTTTTAGGAATAAAACTTGCATCAATAGAATTAGGCACCACTGATTTTATATGAAAGGATCATCACTGGATACGAAATCAAGGGTGCAAATGCAAATTTTTGGATggcttgtttaaaaaaaatatgggtttGCAAATAACTGCAGGTTTTTGAAATATTGCAACTTCGGAATTGGGATTAGAATTTGTGATATTGTTCGTCCATTATACTAGACTACTCTAAGCTATGGGGAGTGGGATTCCGAACTTGGGTGCAAGGAAGAAACACAATGCTCTGGCCAACTAGCATAATCTGCGTCTGGATTTGAGAATGATCTTTTAACAGGACTATTAGTGACTCCATAGTCTATACATAAATCATAAGGTGAAGAGATTAAAGGCAAAAACTAACCATGCGATGAAGAAGATCTTGCTCTTTTGACAGTTATCAGAAGTTACGAAATCGAAGTCATATACGGCATATCGACAATCATTATCAGGCAAAGCTGCCACAAAATCATCATAGCTCTCCGCCGGACCGCCAATTTTTTCAACTACAACCTCCCTCTTCTTCTCATCAACCTTGAATATCACATAGCGGTGGACCTTCTTCCTCTGAAGCTCCATGAAAGTGTTCTTGCTCTCATCAGAAACCCCCATGGCACATGAAGCATTTGGctggaaaacacaaaaaaaaaaaaaaaaaaaaaaaaaaaaaaagaaaaaagaaaaaaagaaaaccaattcTGTTATATAATTTAACCAAATACTAAGGAAAGCTTAGTAACTATTTTGCCTAGACATCTATCCTCTGTTTCGTCACTGAGAAGTTCAGGACTATGAAGGATCACACAATGATACTCCAAACTACTCAAATTTATAAGGAGGGATACTGAATACGGTGCAGGAACACCGCGCTGATTAACTAGCTTAACTCACGTCTGCAGAAAGTTCCTTGAGAACCAACCAACTAGATAGATTAATGAATTGGGTTCATCCAAAGCTACATCAAACTGAATTATCTTTACAGAAACATGGGATTTGACACAAAATCTTGAGCTCTTGAATAAAATCAAGACGCTAAACAAAAACCGACAATTAAACGAAACCAACGAAGCTTCAAAAACCAacatagaaagagagagagagtacccgACTGAGCCCTCTGAAAGACATTGCAGCCATGAAAATCTCAAGTTCAAAGAGAAAGTTTGATCAAGAACAAGAACGAACAGATTATTCGGAGAAGGCTAGCAGCTAAAGAGATATTTGAACAAATGAGGCATGCAGAAGAAAAGATAAGCAAATGGGAAATCTGAAACGAATCGAACTGTACCAGTCAAAAcaacgaaaaagaaaatcaacttAATAAACTACATACTattctcttccttttttctgCGGTCTAGAAAAAGAACAAGGAAATGGTAAGAAAAATAGAAAGGTAGAAAGATACGTACCCTTTTGCTGTGAGGTTACGTACACATGGTGATGGTGCTGCGTAGGACTAACGCTTTGCTTGCAAGCAAATTGCCGACGTTGAATTTGGGACCCAGAGATTCAGGGAGGGACCGCCCTCCACCACCGTCCACGCTGCATATACATCGTTATCCACTCGCCATGTACAGGAGACCGACTCTACCTTTTGTTACTGCCAAGACAAATCTATTATTATGCAACTTATGATCGATCTTTCGTTTGAATTGAAGTACGAAAAATATGAGTTAGTTCAGTTGGTTAAaagatgtttttttattattgatgaGAAACAAAAACTTACATTTACATCGgaaattaatttcatattgACGGTTTGCAATCAGCTTCAACTAGTGCTATTATGGCGTTTATGTTGCATTCTTCTCCTTGTATTCGAATTTGATCTCTCCCTTCTAATAACTACAAATTAGAGTAATTTAGATAACTACCTTatccaaaaaatcataaattagagtaatttaaataattatttgattcaaaaaatagACTGCAACAGAAAGTATGTATGAAAAACTACCAAGTGTTGCTTGAAGGGCGTGATTTTTTGGCACAGAAATAAAACTTCGGATTGCATTTGCTAGGAAAACTTATGAGTGTTTACTCATGATTTTGTTTCGTGAAGTTGTACAATAATGATTATAAAACCTATTTTTATAGCATTCATGCCATACCATAAGCTTCTTATAATTCATTGAGGATCATCAAGAGATGTCATGACTGACAtaactttgatttttatttttatgtttttagccGGCTAGTATTTCTATTCATGTCCACGTAGGATCCAGCTCTTTGATGCcaaaaaatgattaaagaaaaaaaaaagtaactctATTTTGACTATGTTCTTATTGCACTGTATTTCTATATTAAAATTAGTATTGACGCTCTaaatatttaagaaaaaaatatataattaaaattttgaagtatAATAATTGCCCCTTTATATGCAATAGCACCtttcaaaaaagtaaaaacccaTAAAATTTGTGTACATGTGTGGTTCCCAAATAGTATTTTACTTAAGTGTGAAAAGGTCACGTGATTGTCACGAGCTCTCCACCAACAAAGAGCCGGAGCAACCGCAACCCAAACCCGAAACATCGACTCCTTTCCTGGATCGAAAATTTTTGTGCCCTAAAAATTTggggttttttgggttttgcgaAATTTGGTTCCTGGGCAGCTGCGAAACGATTCCCTGATGAAAATGGATTCAGAAGGTATGCGTCGGGattttcttcttccaaaaaataattgaaaaaaattgatctttaatttttatcaatgaaaattttgatttctttttatttttgtgtgaaatttttAGCAGCGCAAAAAGCGTCGAGCAATAATCCGTCGGTAATGCTCGCTTCTCTTCTGAGCAGGAGAGCCAAGCTTCAAGATGAACTCCGAGGGATTGAAAAACAGgttcaaatatttatttatttatttcttaaataatttaatttaatttttattattcttttattcaGGGTTGGTGAATGagtttttttggcttttgggtTAATTAGTTAGAGGTCATTTTTGGGGATATAGCTGAAATGGAagacctttttcttttgtgcttttttttttttttttttttttttgtgttacaCAAATGATTTTAATTGGTCTTGTATAGAAAATCAGAAATGTGTGTCAGTATGGTTTAAGAACTAAGCTTTTTCTTTATCGTGTTATAAATCATAATGGAGAAAAACTTACATGAAACGGGTGTGTAACCCTTTTTTGTGTCTATCTCCCTTATCACGTGACATGTAACTGTAGGTTAGCCTGTGGCAGGTAAGCATTTCTCGTCCTAATGATGCTTCTATGGAAATTTGGCTgtaattttgttatttctctttctggTTCGGTCCACAGTTTAGAACCAAAATGCAGCAGAAGCTGTGGATGGAAATGTATGCAAATTAgtgaagaaaaaattaattggttTTGTATAGTATGTTTAAAGAATAAAGCCCTTTTCTGTGTCGTGTCTTAATGGAGCAAAACTTACATGAAATGAGTGTATGATCACAtgatgagagagatagagagagagtgtATACGCCTGTGATAGGTAAGTTTTTCTTGGTTATGTTGCCACGggattttttattgtaatttttttctttctccttttggTTTGGTCCACAGTTTAGAATCGAAATGCAGCACAAGCTATGGA
This genomic stretch from Pyrus communis chromosome 2, drPyrComm1.1, whole genome shotgun sequence harbors:
- the LOC137726035 gene encoding inorganic phosphate transporter 1-4-like — protein: MNQRNRVCKREIKPSKAKSMAKEQLHVLSALDTAKTQWYHFTAIVIAGMGFFTDAYDLFCISLVTKLLGRIYYHVEGSPKPGTLPPNVSAAVNGVALVGTLAGQVVFGWLGDKMGRKKVYGMTLMLMIICSIGSALSFGHTAKSVMTTLCFFRFWLGFGIGGDYPLSATIMSEYANKKTRGAFVAAVFAMQGFGILAGGLFAMLISAIFEAKFKAPSYEVDPVGSTVPQADYLWRIILMVGALPAALTYYSRSKMPETARYTALVAKDVNQANADMGKVLQVDIEPEPVRLPKETVKSFGLFSKEFMHRHGLHLLGTTSTWFLLDIAFYSQNLFQKDIFSAIGWIPNAKTLNAVSEVYRIARAQTLIALCSTVPGYWFTVAFIDKIGRFTIQMMGFFFMTVFMFVLAFLYDYWTHHLIGFVVFYSLTFFFANFGPNATTFVVPAEIFPARLRSTCHGISAAAGKLGAMVGAFGFLFLAQPQDKAKAEAGFPAGIGVKNSLIMLGVINFLGLLFTFFVPESKGKSLEELSGESNEHN
- the LOC137726036 gene encoding actin-depolymerizing factor-like, with product MAAMSFRGLSRPNASCAMGVSDESKNTFMELQRKKVHRYVIFKVDEKKREVVVEKIGGPAESYDDFVAALPDNDCRYAVYDFDFVTSDNCQKSKIFFIAWSPSTSRIRAKMLYATCKDRFRRELDGIHYEIQATDPTEMDLEVLKDRAH